From Flexistipes sp., one genomic window encodes:
- the pfkA gene encoding 6-phosphofructokinase, which yields MKRIAVMTSGGDCPGMNAAIRSVVRTALNYEMEVYGIEQGYSGLMENQFIKLESKSVANMIQRGGTFLRSARAPEFKEEEGQLKAMENLKNQGIEGLIVIGGDGSLAGAKVIHDKYHFPVIGIPGSIDNDIYGTDMSIGVDTALNTILWCIDTINDTASSHDRTFIIEVMGRNCGYLALMSAISGGAEAALIPEVPFKIENIIKKIKERYEEGKTRSVIILAEGVGSAGDFGKTFDMIGGFETRITVLGHIQRGGSPTHFDRILATRMGASAVDSLLKGESGVMTALQERKIELVLLGEVLNNKRKMDKKLLEIAEVLSK from the coding sequence GTGAAAAGAATTGCAGTAATGACAAGCGGTGGTGATTGCCCGGGAATGAATGCCGCTATTAGAAGTGTCGTAAGAACTGCTTTGAACTATGAGATGGAAGTATACGGTATAGAGCAGGGTTACAGTGGATTGATGGAGAATCAGTTTATTAAACTCGAAAGCAAAAGTGTAGCCAATATGATACAGAGAGGGGGGACTTTTCTGAGAAGTGCCCGGGCTCCTGAATTCAAAGAAGAAGAAGGACAGCTGAAAGCAATGGAGAATCTTAAAAATCAGGGTATAGAAGGACTTATTGTTATAGGGGGAGATGGTTCTCTGGCTGGTGCCAAGGTCATACATGATAAATATCATTTTCCGGTGATAGGTATTCCCGGTTCAATAGATAACGACATATACGGAACAGATATGTCTATCGGAGTGGATACTGCTTTAAACACCATTTTGTGGTGCATAGATACTATTAACGATACGGCAAGTTCACATGACAGAACATTTATAATAGAAGTTATGGGCCGAAACTGCGGCTATCTCGCCCTTATGTCTGCAATAAGCGGAGGTGCGGAAGCAGCTCTTATCCCGGAAGTACCTTTTAAAATTGAAAATATAATCAAGAAAATAAAAGAGAGATACGAAGAGGGAAAAACCCGAAGTGTTATAATTTTGGCAGAAGGAGTGGGTTCTGCCGGCGATTTCGGAAAAACATTCGATATGATAGGCGGTTTTGAAACGAGAATTACCGTATTGGGTCATATCCAGAGGGGTGGCAGCCCCACACATTTTGACAGGATTCTTGCAACCAGAATGGGTGCTTCTGCAGTGGATTCGCTGCTTAAGGGCGAAAGTGGGGTGATGACCGCTTTGCAGGAGAGAAAAATAGAACTTGTTCTTCTGGGAGAGGTTCTTAACAACAAACGTAAAATGGATAAAAAACTTTTGGAAATTGCAGAGGTGTTAAGTAAATGA